The following are encoded in a window of Candidatus Coatesbacteria bacterium genomic DNA:
- a CDS encoding prolyl oligopeptidase family serine peptidase, with the protein MNVKEMQVPLIPREVIFGNPARVQPRLSPDGRSMSYIAPRDGVLNIWLRELENGQERPLTNDTGRGIRRHFWSENGRYVIYLQDSDGDENNHLFRVDPTNPDDEPLDLTPFPGAKAVPALQSSDRPDELLVLLNKRDEALFDAYRLNTVSGELESAAENPGDIAEFLADWKLRVRLALRATPDAGNELLYREDEDGDWRVVSRWEYEDAHSAVYGFDADNIGVLLADPRGADTQRLIRLDPHSGKGEALLVDEGYDAHTHFGLLRDPQTHRTLAASVNRVKLEWRPLTDEVRDDLAKLEGRFPEAWLAVSDQSRDNNTWLVMVNEPRRAVSYYRYNRTDKSLSELFKVYPQLEDYELAEMKPVEFTARDGRRIEGYLSLPPGVEPAKLPLVLLVHGGPQARDDYGYDPMSQWLANRGYAVLQVNYRGSAGYGKAHRHAGNKEWGRRMQDDLTDACNWAVAEGLADPQRLCIMGGSYGGYAALAGLTFTKTAERPDIDDAPEDDYRFYRCAVSIVGPSNLATLLASIPPYWRTEVKKLHKMIGDPQTEAELIAERSPLNYAERIQTPLILAYGANDPRVKLAEGEQITAALKRADIPHEYHVYENEGHGFARPENRLDFFGKVEPFLAEHLGGRAQ; encoded by the coding sequence ATGAACGTTAAAGAGATGCAGGTTCCACTGATCCCCCGCGAGGTCATCTTCGGCAACCCGGCCCGGGTCCAGCCCCGCCTCTCCCCCGACGGTCGCTCGATGTCCTACATCGCCCCCCGGGACGGCGTTTTGAACATCTGGCTGCGCGAGCTGGAAAACGGCCAAGAGCGGCCGTTGACCAATGATACGGGCCGGGGTATCCGCCGGCACTTCTGGAGCGAGAACGGTAGATACGTCATCTACCTGCAGGACTCCGACGGCGACGAGAACAATCACCTGTTCCGGGTCGATCCGACCAACCCCGACGACGAACCCCTCGACCTGACCCCCTTCCCCGGCGCCAAGGCCGTTCCGGCGCTGCAGAGCTCCGATCGGCCCGACGAACTGTTAGTGCTGCTCAACAAGCGCGACGAAGCCCTCTTCGACGCCTACCGGCTGAACACCGTCTCCGGCGAATTGGAGTCGGCAGCCGAGAACCCGGGCGACATCGCCGAGTTCCTGGCCGACTGGAAACTGCGGGTTCGACTGGCCCTGCGGGCGACGCCCGACGCCGGTAACGAGCTGCTCTACCGCGAGGACGAGGACGGCGACTGGCGGGTGGTGTCAAGGTGGGAGTATGAAGACGCCCACTCCGCCGTCTACGGCTTCGACGCCGACAACATCGGTGTGCTGCTCGCCGACCCCCGCGGCGCCGACACCCAGCGTCTGATACGCCTCGACCCCCACAGCGGCAAAGGCGAAGCCCTGCTGGTCGACGAGGGCTACGACGCCCACACCCATTTCGGCCTGCTGCGCGATCCGCAAACCCACCGCACCCTGGCGGCCTCGGTCAACCGGGTCAAGCTGGAGTGGCGACCCCTGACCGACGAGGTCCGCGACGACCTGGCCAAACTCGAGGGCCGGTTTCCCGAGGCCTGGCTCGCGGTTTCCGACCAGAGCCGGGACAATAACACCTGGCTGGTGATGGTTAACGAGCCGCGCAGGGCCGTCAGCTACTACCGCTACAATCGGACCGACAAGTCGCTGTCCGAGCTGTTCAAGGTCTATCCACAGCTAGAGGACTACGAGCTGGCCGAGATGAAACCGGTGGAGTTCACGGCCCGTGACGGACGCCGGATCGAGGGCTACCTCAGCCTGCCGCCGGGCGTCGAGCCCGCGAAACTGCCCCTGGTGCTGCTGGTCCACGGCGGCCCCCAGGCTCGCGACGACTACGGTTACGACCCGATGTCCCAGTGGCTGGCCAACCGCGGTTACGCCGTGCTGCAGGTCAACTACCGCGGCAGCGCCGGCTACGGCAAGGCCCATCGCCACGCCGGCAATAAGGAATGGGGGCGGCGCATGCAGGACGACCTGACCGACGCCTGCAACTGGGCCGTCGCCGAGGGCCTCGCCGATCCGCAGCGGCTGTGCATCATGGGCGGCAGCTACGGTGGCTACGCCGCCCTGGCCGGGTTGACCTTCACCAAGACCGCGGAACGCCCCGACATCGACGACGCTCCAGAAGACGATTACCGTTTCTACCGCTGCGCTGTCTCCATCGTCGGCCCTTCGAATCTCGCAACCCTGCTGGCCAGCATCCCGCCCTACTGGCGCACCGAAGTCAAGAAACTGCACAAGATGATCGGTGACCCGCAGACCGAGGCCGAACTGATCGCCGAGCGCAGTCCGCTCAACTACGCCGAGCGCATCCAGACGCCGCTGATCCTGGCCTACGGGGCCAACGATCCCCGGGTCAAGCTGGCCGAGGGTGAGCAGATCACCGCGGCGCTCAAGCGGGCCGATATTCCCCACGAGTACCACGTCTACGAGAATGAGGGCCACGGCTTCGCCCGCCCGGAGAACCGCTTGGACTTTTTCGGCAAGGTCGAACCCTTC